From the Oncorhynchus nerka isolate Pitt River linkage group LG20, Oner_Uvic_2.0, whole genome shotgun sequence genome, one window contains:
- the LOC115102747 gene encoding cyclin-dependent kinase 5 activator 1-like, producing the protein MGTVMSISLRKKAVLFKDGPDTVGHLMGGQTGKSAKDKTLKRYSPWRWIVKKKSSKKVQAHENTNQNNIANLSNENLEKSQSFSNLSTLTLEKSQSCDKLSTQDQGTPAISNNAAWSVETAPLSNSNMAPDTPQMVTVQDLDAPRRLVMVHATTGELLRCLGEFLCRRCYRLQDMSSMDPVLWLRVVDRYLLDNCYQSQSCINPAAVVFLYMLCREAVPSEVATLHELHAVLLTCLYTTCSYMGNEIAYPLKPFLVDTCRQTFWIRCMTITKLMSVKMLQMNTDPNFFCQVFADLKNESQKEEKKSRLLSGVYSTQ; encoded by the coding sequence ATGGGAACCGTAATGTCTATCTCGCTCCGCAAGAAGGCAGTCCTCTTCAAAGATGGGCCGGACACTGTGGGACACTTGATGGGAGGCCAGACCGGTAAGAGCGCAAAAGACAAGACTCTGAAGCGCTACTCACCATGGAGGTGGATTGTGAAGAAGAAGAGCTCCAAGAAGGTGCAGGCCCATGAGAACACCAACCAAAACAACATTGCCAATCTGAGTAATGAGAACCTGGAGAAGTCTCAGTCCTTCTCCAACCTGTCCACCCTCACCCTTGAGAAGTCTCAGTCCTGTGACAAGCTGTCCACCCAGGACCAAGGCACTCCAGCCATCTCCAACAACGCCGCCTGGTCGGTCGAGACGGCCCCCTTATCCAACTCAAACATGGCCCCCGACACGCCCCAGATGGTGACCGTCCAGGACCTCGACGCTCCCAGGAGGCTGGTGATGGTCCACGCTACAACCGGCGAGCTGCTGCGCTGTCTGGGTGAGTTCCTGTGCCGGCGCTGCTACCGGCTCCAGGACATGTCTTCCATGGACCCGGTGCTGTGGCTGCGGGTGGTGGACCGTTATCTGCTGGACAACTGCTATCAGAGCCAGAGCTGCATCAATCCGGCCGCTGTGGTCTTCCTCTACATGCTGTGCCGCGAGGCGGTTCCCTCCGAGGTGGCCACCTTGCACGAGCTGCATGCCGTGCTGCTCACCTGCCTCTATACGACCTGCTCCTACATGGGCAACGAGATCGCCTACCCCCTGAAACCCTTCCTGGTGGACACCTGCAGGCAGACCTTCTGGATCCGCTGCATGACCATCACCAAGCTGATGAGTGTCAAGATGCTCCAGATGAACACAGACCCTAACTTCTTCTGCCAGGTGTTTGCTGACCTGAAGAACGAGAgccagaaggaggagaagaagagccgCCTGCTCAGCGGTGTGTACAGCACTCAGTGA